The proteins below come from a single Rosa rugosa chromosome 2, drRosRugo1.1, whole genome shotgun sequence genomic window:
- the LOC133732805 gene encoding phytoene synthase 2, chloroplastic-like, whose translation MSSTFSLAPKPYIRESNGKLLPPKSMLTTIRAEVITAPKQRSTRIFPELSIQGIPVADLHVQEIVQRQSKTYNTANGGTSRKPQFDPSFLEEAYERCRNICAEYAKTFYLGTLLMTEERQKAIWAIYVWCRRTDELVDGPNSGHTNSEVLDRWEERLEDIFEGRPYDMLDAALTHTILNFPLDMKPFRDMIEGMRMDTRKCRYQNFQELYLYCYYVAGTVGLMSVPVMGIAPDSPISAQSTYDAALYLGIGNQLTNILRDVGEDAARGRVYLPQDELAQFGLSDDDVFSRKVTDQWREFMKEQITRARFYFNLAEEGASQLEKDSRWPVWSSLLIYGNILDAIEENDYDNLTKRAYVGRAKKLLMLPLAYTKSLNTPSLISQ comes from the exons ATGAGTTCTACATTTTCACTTGCACCAAAACCTTACATTAGAGAGAGCAATGGAAAACTCCTGCCCCCAAAATCTATGCTCACAACAATTAGAGCTGAAGTGATTACAGCTCCCAAGCAAAGAAGCACGCGGATTTTTCCTGAACTATCAATACAAGGCATTCCTGTTGCTGATTTGCATGTACAAGAAATTGTTCAAAGGCAATCCAAGACTTACAACACAGCCAATGGAGGTACTAGCCGAAAGCCACAGTTCGATCCAAGCTTTCTTGAAGAAGCGTATGAAAGGTGCAGGAACATCTGTGCAGAATATGCCAAGACATTCTATCTAG GCACTTTGCTAATGACAGAGGAGCGTCAAAAGGCAATATGGGCAATCTATG TTTGGTGTAGAAGAACAGATGAACTGGTTGATGGCCCCAATTCTGGGCACACGAACTCTGAAGTTCTTGATAGATGGGAAGAGAGACTAGAAGACATTTTCGAAGGACGACCTTATGACATGCTTGATGCTGCATTAACTCATACTATTCTCAACTTCCCCTTAGACATGAAG CCTTTTAGGGACATGATCGAGGGTATGCGAATGGACACAAGAAAATGCCGATATCAGAATTTTCAAGAGCTTTATCTCTACTGCTACTATGTGGCTGGAACAGTTGGCCTAATGAGTGTTCCTGTAATGGGAATTGCACCAGATTCTCCGATTTCTGCTCAAAGTACATATGATGCTGCACTCTACTTAGGTATAGGGAATCAACTCACAAACATACTTAGAGATGTCGGGGAGGA TGCTGCAAGAGGTAGAGTTTATCTTCCCCAAGACGAGCTGGCACAGTTTGGGTTATCCGACGACGATGTTTTTTCAAGAAAGGTCACTGATCAATGGAGAGAGTTCATGAAAGAACAGATTACTAGAGCGAGATTCTATTTCAACCTGGCAGAGGAGGGTGCTTCTCAACTTGAAAAGGATAGCCGTTGGCCG GTATGGTCATCGTTGCTGATATATGGAAACATCTTGGATGCAATTGAGGAAAATGATTACGATAACTTGACAAAGAGAGCATATGTAGGCAGAGCTAAGAAACTTCTCATGTTGCCTTTGGCTTACACAAAATCCCTTAATACACCTAGTTTGATCTCTCAATAG
- the LOC133731945 gene encoding uncharacterized protein LOC133731945 — protein MDMSTLQPLYYCNAVQFSGVAQEGKRLWIRARTAPIHYRLLKLIHSCRRWIDPSGVDMVPIRVKLYQQTVTVRWDEFCRGLSFDEPKWVTERRFIVPVSDFKELSKLGGYRKIVAGYLSSMRVPEDEQEAIIQEIFWAIYHAVPGFPIIVRILQLTLQVANNAITSYIEGLERVRVDSLEEANRHTTCAICTEDLDHFEGIDNDEQMIIRLPCLHLYHGDCIVPWLERCLDCPLCRQFMPFLMPIVQEANSSSKPSGLLRWPTLLMMSAGGIITATLLCRLLKRT, from the coding sequence ATGGACATGTCCACCCTGCAACCATTATATTATTGCAATGCAGTACAATTTTCTGGGGTTGCTCAAGAAGGTAAGAGACTTTGGATCAGAGCAAGAACTGCACCGATACATTATAGGCTCCTCAAGCTAATTCATAGCTGTCGTCGTTGGATTGACCCGTCCGGCGTGGACATGGTTCCGATCAGAGTAAAACTCTACCAGCAAACAGTAACTGTCCGCTGGGATGAGTTTTGTAGAGGCCTTAGTTTTGATGAACCAAAATGGGTAACTGAAAGACGATTTATTGTCCCCGTCTCTGATTTCAAGGAATTATCGAAATTGGGTGGTTATAGAAAGATTGTGGCCGGGTATCTTTCCAGCATGCGCGTCCCAGAAGATGAGCAGGAAGCTATTATTCAAGAAATATTTTGGGCAATTTATCATGCCGTCCCTGGATTTCCCATTATTGTGAGGATACTGCAGTTGACTCTGCAAGTAGCGAACAATGCAATTACATCATATATTGAGGGtttggagagagtgagagttgaTAGTTTGGAGGAAGCTAATAGACATACAACTTGCGCTATTTGTACGGAGGACCTTGATCACTTTGAAGGGATTGATAATGATGAGCAGATGATTATTCGCTTGCCCTGCTTGCACCTTTATCATGGAGATTGCATTGTCCCTTGGCTGGAGAGGTGTCTGGACTGCCCCTTGTGTCGACAGTTTATGCCTTTTCTTATGCCTATTGTGCAAGAGGCTAATTCATCATCAAAACCCTCAGGCCTACTGCGTTGGCCTACACTGCTCATGATGTCTGCTGGCGGTATAATAACTGCTACGCTTCTGTGCAGATTATTGAAGCGAACTTGA
- the LOC133731976 gene encoding uncharacterized protein LOC133731976, producing MMENLLQLSFIRSVSQLFSETATMESISLGHAISATHHTYLRSTRLNQEKPFQTKRFQLHNPTGRFQIHSKLSDFQDYSKPSRLLQATEVNVCTDTSVEKSFLSLRDYESQALYKVKLGTSNVYGSGLSDLTAGILLCVIDENGNSILQRIPSNLRPDDSKEVEDEIIQFQRGSVDEFTFKGPKLGKVEALWISLESGQWRLGSVNLTVIYGNHISLEETDGKEPQYIGFDYNFQAEDILLGEGSDSSMVELRPCVVTKLSGVDPFTMLTKSLPESTLSESRGISNEETMREYADLKFSLLLYDAILVLVGTSVASFSVGENAGSAFLTGGIGGFLYLLLLQRSVDGLPIPESISVDSKSTNQMFGGMKRPIFGLALALGFALFTVKYSSRDVPMVFTAKEVLAGMVGFLACKVAVVLAAIKPMTIDLKIKD from the exons ATGATGGAGAATCTGTTACAACTCTCTTTCATTCGTTCCGTGTCTCAGCTTTTCTCCGAAACTGCAACTATGGAGTCCATTTCTTTAGGGCATGCGATCTCTGCAACACATCACACCTATCTCAGGAGTACAAGATTAAACCAGGAAAAGCCATTTCAGACAAAAAGGTTTCAACTTCACAACCCAACTGGCCGTTTTCAAATCCATTCCAAACTCTCTGATTTCCAAG ACTATTCAAAGCCTTCACGCCTATTGCAAGCCACAGAAGTGAATGTCTGCACAGATACGTCAGTGGAAAAAAGCTTCTTGTCATTAAGGGATTATGAATCTCAAGCTTTATATAAGGTCAAGCTAGGTACTAGTAATGTTTATGGTTCAGGTCTCTCCGACCTTACTGCTGGAATCCTCCTATGCGTGATAGATGAAAATGGTAACTCCATACTACAGAGGATACCCTCGAATTTGAGACCAGATGATTCTAAAGAGGTGGAGGATGAGATAATTCAGTTTCAAAGAGGTTCTGTTGATGAGTTCACCTTTAAGGGGCCTAAACTTGGAAAAGTTGAAGCTCTTTGGATCAGTCTTGAATCAG GCCAATGGAGGTTAGGAAGTGTGAACTTGACTGTTATATATGGGAATCATATTTCTTTGGAGGAAACAGATGGAAAGGAACCTCAGTATATTGGTTTCGATTACAACTTCCAAGCTGAGGACATCTTGCTCGGAGAGGGAAGTGACAGCTCCATGGTGGAACTTCGACCTTGCGTTGTCACCAAGCTATCTGGGGTTGACCCCTTCACCATGTTGACTAAAAGCCTCCCTGAATCAACTCTATCCGAAAGCCGTGGGATATCAAACGAGGAAACCATGAGAGAATACGCAGATTTGAAGTTCTCTTTGCTACTTTACGATGCCATACTGGTCTTGGTTGGTACATCAGTTGCATCCTTTTCAGTTGGGGAAAATGCCGGTTCTGCATTTTTAACAGGTGGGATTGGTGGCTTCTTGTATCTTCTTCTACTGCAGAGGTCAGTTGATGGATTACCTATTCCAGAATCAATTTCCGTGGACAGCAAAAGCACCAATCAAATGTTTGGAGGAATGAAGAGGCCAATCTTTGGCCTTGCATTGGCTCTTGGTTTTGCTTTATTTACAGTGAAGTATAGCTCTAGGGATGTCCCAATGGTTTTCACAGCAAAAGAAGTCTTGGCTGGGATGGTGGGATTTCTTGCATGTAAAGTAGCTGTGGTTTTGGCAGCAATTAAGCCCATGACAATAGACCTAAAGATAAAAGACTGA
- the LOC133731999 gene encoding probable polyamine transporter At3g13620 translates to MESPPKPLPDLPITTTTTTTTTTPTTPNPKKLTLIPLIFLIYFEVAGGPYGEEPAVQAAGPLLAILGFLIFPFIWSVPEALITAELSTTFPGNGGFVIWADRAFGPFWGSLMGTWKFLSGVINIAAFPVLCIDYMEKVIPALESGWPRYLAVGVSTLFLSFLNFTGLAIVGYVAVVLGLVSLSPFIVMSLIAIPKIKPHRWLSLGQKGVKKDWNLFFNTLFWNLNFWDNVSTLAGEVEKPRKTFPKALFVAVIFTCMAYLVPLFAVIGSVNVDQRKWESGFHAEAAEIIAGKWLKYWIEVGAVLSGIGLFEAQLSSSAYQVLGMADIGFLPRFFAVRSKRFDTPWVGILISTLITLGVSYMNFTDIISSANFLYSLGMLLEFASFIWLRRKMPTLKRPYRVPMKLPGLVIMCLIPSGFLIFVMAIATKTVYLVSAIMSVAGIGWFFLMKYCKAKKLFKFSANEIEDIEEE, encoded by the coding sequence ATGGAATCTCCTCCAAAACCACTTCCAGACCTCCcgatcaccaccaccacaaccaccacaaccaccacgcccaccactccaaACCCAAAGAAGCTCACTCTCATCCCTCTCATTTTCCTCATCTACTTCGAAGTCGCCGGCGGCCCGTATGGCGAAGAGCCTGCAGTTCAAGCCGCCGGCCCCCTTCTCGCCATTCTCGGCTTCCTCATCTTCCCTTTCATCTGGAGTGTCCCCGAGGCTCTCATCACCGCCGAGCTCTCCACCAccttccccggcaacggcggcTTTGTCATCTGGGCCGACCGGGCTTTCGGGCCTTTCTGGGGATCCTTAATGGGAACCTGGAAGTTCCTCAGCGGCGTCATAAATATTGCAGCATTCCCAGTTCTGTGTATAGATTACATGGAGAAGGTAATCCCTGCTCTTGAATCAGGGTGGCCTAGGTACCTTGCTGTGGGTGTTTCAACTCTGTTTCTTTCGTTTCTCAACTTTACTGGCTTAGCTATTGTGGGATATGTTGCTGTGGTTCTTGGTCTTGTTTCGCTTTCGCCTTTTATAGTCATGTCTTTGATCGCCATACCGAAGATTAAACCCCATAGGTGGTTGAGTTTGGGGCAGAAGGGTGTGAAGAAAGATTGGAACTTGTTCTTCAACACCCTGTTTTGGAACTTGAACTTTTGGGATAATGTTAGTACTTTGGCAGGAGAAGTAGAAAAGCCTCGGAAAACTTTTCCCAAGGCTCTTTTTGTGGCTGTGATATTCACTTGCATGGCTTATTTGGTCCCTCTTTTCGCTGTGATTGGATCGGTCAATGTGGATCAGAGGAAATGGGAATCCGGGTTTCATGCTGAGGCTGCTGAAATCATTGCTGGCAAGTGGTTGAAGTATTGGATTGAAGTTGGTGCTGTGTTGTCTGGTATTGGTCTTTTTGAAGCTCAACTAAGCAGCAGTGCTTACCAAGTTCTTGGTATGGCAGACATAGGATTCTTGCCTAGGTTTTTCGCGGTTCGATCCAAGAGGTTTGATACCCCATGGGTTGGAATTTTGATTTCCACACTGATCACTCTTGGAGTTTCCTACATGAATTTTACGGATATAATTTCATCTGCAAATTTCTTGTATAGTTTGGGAATGTTATTGGAGTTTGCGTCTTTCATTTGGTTGAGGAGGAAGATGCCAACATTGAAGAGGCCTTACCGAGTTCCGATGAAGCTGCCAGGTTTGGTGATCATGTGTTTGATTCCAtctgggtttttgatttttgtgATGGCTATTGCTACCAAGACTGTGTATTTGGTTAGTGCTATAATGAGCGTGGCTGGAATTGGATGGTTCTTTTTGATGAAATATTGCAAGGCAAAGAAGTTGTTCAAGTTCAGTGCTAATGAAATTGAAGATATTGAAGAAGAATGA
- the LOC133734745 gene encoding B3 domain-containing transcription factor ABI3-like yields MEEPLKTLNLIDKLTGGEFRCPSIASCSSNSSTDPLEHHQLLCLAASSFTLDLSWWQPLPSTTKKRKGKELVPVEEESAAPMNHPKRRKLVLNDHQNNRELNKRSALANKDNDNESCLGLTLGVSPVSTTLPVHDNQLKEIRENRVAERDDDESILRLTVGPSDHHHHQRPVVHRSDPAMFNIKKKLTPSDLGHLSRLLLPKDMVKSHILPNFDEDLVGRMESEVGLEVTVFDEDRQKEYELIFKYLKSSRSYVFNGKWTHDFVKLLNLNKDDEIGLYLDTTPSPKPKFHFSLLKLAGQADEGAPALQQE; encoded by the coding sequence ATGGAGGAACCCTTGAAAACCCTCAATCTCATTGACAAGTTAACTGGAGGTGAATTCCGCTGCCCATCAATTGCTAGTTGTAGTAGTAATAGTAGTACCGATCCATTGGAACACCACCAACTACTTTGCCTTGCAGCTTCTTCTTTCACTCTGGATCTATCTTGGTGGCAGCCCCTGCCCTCCACcacaaagaagagaaaaggaaaagaactagTACCGGTGGAGGAAGAGTCAGCAGCACCTATGAATCATCCCAAACGTCGAAAACTAGTACTGAATGATCACCAGAATAATAGAGAGCTGAATAAAAGAAGTGCCTTGGCAAATAAAGATAATGACAACGAGAGCTGTCTTGGTCTTACTTTGGGGGTTTCTCCGGTGTCAACCACCCTGCCGGTTCATGATAATCAGTTGAAGGAGATAAGAGAAAACCGAGTAGCCGAACGTGATGATGACGAAAGCATTCTTAGGCTTACTGTTGGTCCTagtgatcatcatcatcatcaaaggCCGGTGGTGCACCGTAGTGACCCGGCCATGTTCAACATCAAGAAGAAGTTAACGCCAAGCGACCTCGGACACCTGAGCAGGCTCTTGCTGCCAAAAGATATGGTCAAAAGCCATATTTTGCCTAATTTTGATGAAGACTTGGTAGGAAGGATGGAGAGTGAAGTGGGTTTGGAAGTTACCGTGTTCGACGAGGATCGGCAAAAGGAGTATGAGTTGATATTCAAATACTTGAAATCGTCGAGAAGTTACGTTTTCAACGGAAAGTGGACACATGACTTTGTGAAGTTGTTAAATCTCAACAAGGATGATGAGATCGGACTTTACTTGGATACTACTCCATCTCCAAAACCCAAGTTCCACTTTTCACTCTTGAAACTCGCAGGCCAAGCTGACGAGGGTGCTCCTGCTCTTCAACAAGAATAG